In Ovis canadensis isolate MfBH-ARS-UI-01 breed Bighorn chromosome 3, ARS-UI_OviCan_v2, whole genome shotgun sequence, one DNA window encodes the following:
- the LOC138435888 gene encoding large ribosomal subunit protein eL39 yields MSSHKTFRIKRFLAKKQKQNRPIPQWIRMKTGNKIRYNSKRRHWRRTKLGL; encoded by the coding sequence ATGTCTTCTCACAAGACTTTCAGGATCAAGCGATTCCTGgccaagaaacaaaagcagaatcGTCCCATTCCTCAatggattcgaatgaaaactggcAATAAAATCAGGTACAACTCCAAGAGAAGACATTGGAGAAGAACCAAGCTGGGTCTATAA